One part of the Dysidea avara chromosome 10, odDysAvar1.4, whole genome shotgun sequence genome encodes these proteins:
- the LOC136268878 gene encoding uncharacterized protein — MATNVWCWGSDGYGRLGLGTEDRHKPVPTQLTALNSVKLCALRSGAAHVIALDTEGGCYSWGKCHMGQLGHGEMDEDVHTPLIIKGLAGIKVKMVATGDSHVMVISEQGTLYSWGCGMYGCQGDGTERSCTTPRVVEALQHHKVVMAAGGGFHSLAVTMEGHLYTWGRDGNGQLCLPPYGTEQGPKPPVRLNKKVPTKVELPAEVKLIAACSNHSLVLLEGNTLLSFGNNEHSQLGRQMKPLGEGVSNHMSHGKELVVNYCQVLIEGDHMIATIATGWSHCAVATSNGDVITWGSGSCGQLGHGDTTSRNKPTMIERFTGELSRPKVHQIECGDEHNIALTDTGEVWTWGNNYYNKLGLPVDGDHVSSPRKVLVKMEGVNHVSCGTNHCMAARLY, encoded by the coding sequence ATGGCGACGAATGTTTGGTGCTGGGGCAGCGATGGTTATGGGAGGCTAGGACTGGGTACGGAGGACCGTCACAAGCCCGTACCAACACAACTAACTGCTCTAAACTCTGTGAAGTTGTGTGCGTTGCGTAGTGGTGCTGCTCACGTGATAGCCCTAGACACTGAAGGTGGTTGCTACAGCTGGGGCAAGTGTCACATGGGACAACTAGGTCATGGTGAGATGGATGAAGATGTGCATACTCCACTAATCATCAAAGGGTTAGCTGGGATCAAGGTCAAGATGGTTGCTACTGGTGACTCTCACGTCATGGTGATCAGTGAACAAGGGACATTGTACAGCTGGGGGTGTGGTATGTATGGTTGTCAAGGTGATGGTACAGAACGATCGTGTACAACACCAAGAGTTGTTGAAGCCCTACAACATCACAAGGTTGTCATGGCAGCAGGAGGAGGGTTCCACAGCCTGGCAGTGACTATGGAGGGACACTTGTATACATGGGGCAGGGATGGTAATGGACAATTGTGTTTACCACCATATGGGACAGAACAGGGCCCCAAGCCTCCTGTTAGACTGAACAAGAAGGTACCTACTAAAGTGGAGCTACCAGCTGAGGTGAAATTAATTGCAGCATGTTCTAACCATTCCCTTGTCCTATTGGAGGGGAATACCCTGTTGTCATTTGGTAATAACGAACATAGTCAGCTGGGTAGGCAGATGAAACCCTTAGGGGAAGGCGTGTCTAATCACATGAGCCATGGTAAGGAGTTGGTAGTGAATTATTGTCAGGTGCTTATTGAAGGAGATCATATGATCGCTACCATAGCAACAGGGTGGTCGCATTGTGCTGTAGCCACTAGCAATGGTGATGTCATCACATGGGGGTCTGGATCATGTGGGCAGTTGGGTCATGGTGACACAACTTCTCGCAACAAACCAACCATGATTGAACGTTTTACTGGTGAACTATCCCGACCTAAGGTGCATCAAATAGAATGTGGTGATGAGCACAACATAGCTCTGACGGACACTGGGGAGGTGTGGACATGgggtaataattattataacaagTTGGGATTGCCAGTTGATGGAGATCATGTGAGCAGTCCACGGAAGGTGCTGGTTAAGATGGAGGGAGTGAATCATGTGTCTTGTGGAACCAACCATTGTATGGCTGCTAGGCTATACTGA